The window TATCGAGATATTTGAAAGAGCAAAATCCTGATGTTCAAATTGTGGGAACACAGCCAACTGATGGTTCAAAAATCCCAGGAATTAGAAGATGGTCTCCTGAATTTTTACCGAAAATATTTGAAGCAGAAAGAGTGGATAGAACCATTGATGTTAGTGAAGAAAACGCAACTGACATGACCAGAAGAATGGCAAAAGAGGAAGGTATTTTAGCAGGTATGAGCAGTGGAGGAGCTCTTTATGCAGCGCTGGAAATTGCCAAAGAAATAGATTCAGGTGTGATTGTATGCATTACCTGTGACAGAGGAGATCGCTATTTAAGCTCAGGCTTATTTAAAGTATAATTATTTAAACTTTACATTTTTCACCATTAAACCTGAAGCTGCAGCATTGAATTTTTCAAAAGCAGCTTCTTTTCCTTTTAAGGTATTTTCTAAATCTTTTATAGAAATCTCCCCCATCCCAATTTTAATTAAGGCGCCCATCATATATCGAACTTGATAACGCATAAACCCTTTTCCGGTAACAGAAAAAACGAAACTGTCCTCTGGAAAAAAACTAGCAGTTAATTCTTGATTAGGCTCTATCTTACTATCCTCAATGTATCGCTCTGTATTTTTATTTTCAGCATCTCCTGTCATAAAAAATTTGAAATCATGTAAGCCTTTATATATGCTGGCTGCACTTATCATGGCCTCAATATCTAAAGGTGCTTGAATACAATTCATTAATGGCGAGGCAAACGGATATTTTTCTTGAACTGAAGCAAAATAATAATGATAGGTTTTGAGTTCAACATCTTGAATAACATTGAATTTAGCGTCAACAACTGATATATTTTTCACTTTAATATCAGGGGGTAAGTTATAATCAAGCTCTTGAATAAAACTATCGAGCTCAAGCTCATGATTTGTAAAAAGCTCAAAATAAGAACTTTCAGCAGATACCATAGCGTCAGTCCTACCAGATGCTAATATTTTAAATGTCTGCTGTTCGAAGAGAAATTTAAAAGTCCTTTCTAGCATTCCTTGAAGCGTTTTCACTTCCTTTTGAAATTGCCAGCCATGATATCTAAATCCTAAATATTGAATTTCAATTAAGTAAAAAAACTTATACCGTGAAGCCATTAATTTTTATTTACACAATACAGCGCTAACCTCAGAATGACCTCTATTAGTTCTGCAGCTCCAAGCATTCTTAATATCTACGACCTGCCAAATGCTTCCTCCTAATTTTAATTCAACCCTGTAATACTCATCTGCAATGGAATCATCTGGTATACTTTTCTTTTCAACCATCACTACCACATGAGTTATAAGTTCATTACCTGATAAACTTTTTGCTAAGATTTTCACATTTGGCCCTATCATTTGCTGTCCTGCTATTCTAATAGCAATCGTAATAGGGCTATATGCCCAACTAAGACGCATGCTACTTGCCTTTTCAATAGACTTATTGATTTCATCTATTTTAATGTTTTCACCTTTTTCAAATACTTGTTCTTCTAAATCCCATAAAGGATCTTGAGTTTCATTTTGATCAGATTTTTGTGAGCATGAGAAAATAAATAATACAAATGCTAATGCTAAATATTTAGTGTACATCATTGAACTAATAAAATATTTTCATTTTGATTTTAAGAGGTTCTGTCCCCAAAGTGAATTTTGCTTCTTCATATTTTGGTGCACTGAACATATTCACAGCATCATTACTAGCACCATATCCTTCTTCAGGAGCACCTACAAAATTAGTATCCATTTCTTCATTTCCATTTTCATCATGTAAAAAAACAATGGCATATTCACCTTCTGGAAGATCATTAATGGAGATCGTATGAAACTTTTGATTTACTTTTACTTTCTTATTGAGTACTGCATTTTTTGCGTTCCTTGGATAGTCCTCAGCATTATCAAAAACCGATAATAATATATGGCCTTTTTCATTTCTAAACTCACCTATTTCAATCTCTAATTGGGTTTGTGTATCTAAATTGAAGGATACTAATGCAAATAATAATGGGATAAATGAATTAATAATCATGGCTTAATGGTTAAAAGTTTATTTTCTAAATCAATATTTACTCTACCAAATCTTTCCAATACATCAAAACTGATTAGCATAGATCTTGTCAAGTCTTTTGAAACAACGGCTTCCAGGTCATTTAATTGTTGTTCTCCTAATCCTAACGAATTTAAATTAAAAACATGAGGGGGTTCAAATTCTTTCTTATCATCAATAAAGTGATAATAATTTCCTTGTTTCCATTCTTTATATCCCAATGTTTTCGTCTGAATTAAGGTCTTGGCAATATCTCGAGAAACAATTACCTCCTGTGAAGTTTTCTCTAAACCAATGTATATTTTTAATACATCATTAACCATCACAGGAATTTCAACTTCACCTGAATCACTCAATTGAATAGGAATTGAAATCTCATCCCTTTTAAAAGCCTCATCCATAAAAACCTTATCCATATTAGTTGGCTCTTCTGCTTTTTCAGGATATATCATTTTGAACTCATCAATTGACCAATCAGACCAGTACAAAATAAATTTTTTGTTCCCAAAAACGATTTTAATATCCTCCAGATTTGGCTTTGTTGGTTTACCAGCATTCCATCTTCCTTCGTACATCTCACCAGATTTAGCTATCATTCCTTTTAGGTCGCCATAAACCCAACTATCTAATCCACCTTGTAAATAAACTAATTTAAAAACATCGTCATCTTTAGCTAATGCGATCGAATAAGACCTGCTATTTCCAGATAAAGAGTAAACTCCTTCAATTGGTTCTCTGCCAACATTTATCCATTTCTGTTTTAAGCTGTCCAATTCAAACTGTGCTTGTATTGAAAAGATGGATATACAGCTGAATAGTAATGTGAGTAATATTTTACGCATGATAAATAGGTGAAATTTTAAGATCAAGTCAAAGATAAAGGCAAATCCCTAAATAGTAAAAAATAGTAGAGTTAAAATCCACTTTGGCTTGGTTCGTTTAAAACCATTTATGTCTTAGAAATTTATCATTTCTACAAACCAATCATAAAAACAGTAGGATCAAATCATTTATCTAATGTAATTTTTGTTAGTTTTGTCACCATTCTAAAAAAAGTACACTAACTGAACTATAGCTTTATGCAAGAAGTAAATAATTTTCTGATTTTAATTGATAGCTTTATTGGTAGTGCAACTTGGTTTCCATACGCGCTATTAGGAACGGGTTTATTTTTCACGTTTTATCTTAAATTTCCTCAAATACGATTTTTTAAGCACGCTGTAAAAATTGTATCTGGTAAATTTGACCGTAAAGATTTACCTGGAGATACCTCTCACTTTCAAGCTTTAGCTACAGCATTATCAGGTACAGTAGGAACTGGTAATATTGCCGGTGTTGCATTTGCAATTCACTTAGGTGGACCCGCTGCATTATTCTGGATGCTTGTAACCGCTGCAATCGGTATGTGTACAAAATTTGTTGAAGTTTCACTTTCTCATAAATATAGAACAAAACTAGATGATGGTACAATGGCAGGTGGTCCGATGTACTACATGAAGAATGCAAACTTCACATTCAATGGTAAAAAAGTAAACTTAAAATGGTTAGCTGCAATCTTTGCATTTGCAACTGTTTTATCTTCCTTTGGAACAGGTAGTTTACCTCAAATCAATAGTATTTCTAGCACATTATTGGCTACTTTCGGAATCGACCAAGTTTTAACAGGAGCCGTATTAGCAGTACTTTTAGGTTTGGTGATTATTGGAGGTATTAAAAGAATTGCAGCTGTAACTTCTAAGCTTGTACCAGGAATGGCAATTATCTATTTCATTGGTGCATTTGCAGTTATTCTATTTAATTATGAAAATATTATTCCTTCATTCATCGCTATTTTCGGAGATGTATTCACTGGGTCTGCAGCTACTGGCGGTTTTATTGGAGCTAATATAGCATACGCATTTAACAGAGGAGTAAACAGAGGATTATTCTCAAATGAGGCTGGACAAGGTTCTGCCCCAATTGCGCACGCATCTGCAAAAGCAAATGAACCTTTATCCGAAGGTATGGTGGCAATTTTAGAGCCTTTTATCGATACTATCATTATCTGTACAGTAACTGGATTAGTTTTATTATCATCTGGTGCGTGGAATGAAAAGCATGTGAATCAATTTGAATATGCTGAAATTGAAATTCTTGAAAAAGAATATGTTGAGTCAAATGAGGGGCATAAAAATAAAATCTACATGCACATTAATGATGTAGAGAAGCTTCCTACTTATACAGGTGAGTTAAAGGTAGTAGACGGAAAAATTCAAAATGATGACTTTACTTTCATTCATAGTAGAAGTTTTGCCGATAACATTACAGTTTATAAAGATGAAGATTTATTAACCGATGAAGTGTTTACAGGATCTGTAGCCGTTACAAACGGAAAGATTTCTGATGATCGACCAATTAAGTTTATTGGTGAATCTTTGGTACATAGTGCGCCATTAACAGCTTTGGCATTTAAAAGAGGATTTTTTGGTGACTTTGGTCAATATATAGTTTCAATTGGTTTGTTATTATTCGCATTTAGTACAGCGATTAGCTGGTCATATTATGGCGACAGAGCAATGACATATCTATTTGGGCCTAAATCGGTTATTTATTATAGAATTGTATATGTTGTTGCCTTTTTCTTTGCAGCATTTCAAGATACTACTATTATCTGGACATTATCTGCGATTACCATTGCTTTAATGACACTTCCTAACTTAGTTGGTATTTTATGGTTAAGGAAGGATATGAAGCGAACCATTTCTGAATATGGTGATTTCTTTGAAGAAAATTTCCCTGGTGAAGATCACCCTAAATTCAAATAGAAATAATTAAAAATACTATAAATAATAAAGGCTGTCCTCTTGAGGCAGCCTTTTTTATAGATATTCCATAAAATTTTATTTTCACATTTTAGAAATTCATTTTAAAATACTTTGTAAAAGTTTTTGTTTCCTGAAGACATTAAATAATCAGCTTTAGTTAACAATCTTGTTAAAAACGCATTATTTTCATCTTCTAATTGATGGGATCCTTGATAAACAATCTCATCATTCTCTCCTAATACTACAATAATCTCTGCATTAGCACATTCTAAAATCCCTTCTCTTCTTAAATCATTTTCAATATTAGAAAATTCATAATCTAACTCTAACATTTCAATCATTTCAGTATCTGAATAGGAAGGAGTTTCTGATTTTTCCTTCGGATCAGCAAAGGCAGTTACACTAAAGGCTAAGCTAAAAATTAAGCTTAAAGCAATCATTCTGGCGGTGGTTTTAACAGTTTTCATTTTCTTAGATTTTTTGTGAATTTATTATTTTGTTATTGTTTCTATATCTAAGACGCTGCCAAAATTACAATAGTTGCAGATGTGCATTTAAATGAATTAAACAGGCTTTTTGATTTTATGCAAATGTAAAATAGTTCGAAATCGAACACATTTTCATTCACTTTCGTACATTTTCATACATATTTTTTCAAACTACTTATCACGGAATGGTAATACCCAGTACCAAATAAATTCAAATGGACTAATAAGGGATATAAGTTATATAAATCTATTCTTTCATTAAAATTTGGCTCTAACCGATATTGATTTTGATAACTATCATAAAACGTGCTATCAAACCCCCCAAATAAATGAGTGAATGCCAAATCAATTTCTCGAAAACTGTAATGAACCGCAGGATCTATTAAATAAGGTCTATCATTTTCTCCTATTATGAAATTACCACTCCATAAATCGCCATGTACTAAGGAGGGTTTAGTATCTGGTAAAATTGAAGGTAAGTTTAAAAATAGTTTGTCAAACAATTTAAGTTCATTCCTACTCAGTAGATTCTTCTTTTTTGCTAACCCTAATTGTGGAGAAAGTCTTTGGTGTATAAAAAAATCACGAAAATTATCTTGCGGCTTATTTGATTGTTCTAAAGCTCCAATAAAGTTATTTTCTTCCCACCCATAAAATGGTGCTGGCTCCTTATGCATATTAGCTAATTGCCTTCCAAAATTTTCCCAAGACTGATGACTTTTTATTCCTGAATTGATGAACTCTAAAATTAATATTTCATAGCCATTCAGTTTTTTAAAACATATGATTTGAGGAGTTGCTATACAATTCAAATTATCTATAGCATTTAAAGCCTCTACTTCCTTTTCAATTATCCCCTCTATTTGATTATTAAACTTTAAGAAATAACTTGTATCATTTAATGAGTACTTATAAGCTTCATTGATACTCCCTCCTCCTACGGTAATAAAATTATTTACGCTTGCTTGATGAAAATCAGATATAAAAGCTCTTATAGAATTAGGAATCATAGCAATAAATTATTTGATGAACCCATTGAAGAAGATAAAATTTGATTAAAAATCAAAAAAGATAAAACCCTTAAAAATTAATATTTTAAAACCTGAGTAAATGAATAAATTGTGTTTAATTCATAAAAGAATTTTAAACCTTAATTTTGAATACAAATTAATACTATAAATTTGATTCTATGATAATATCAATGATAGTCGCAAGAGCCATTAATAATGCAATAGGAAAGGATAATGACATGATATGGCACCTTCCAGATGATCTCAAATACTTTAAAGATAAAACACGTAACCACCACATTTTGATGGGTCGGAAAAATTTCGATTCATTAGGCGAGAAGTTCCAGCCATTACCCAACAGAATAAATATAGTCATTACCAGAAATAAAGAATGGGAACGTGACGGCACCATTGTATTTCACAATATTGAAGAAGGAATACAATACGCAAAAGAAAATAAGGAAGAAGAATTATTCATAATCGGAGGTGGCCAAATTTACGAGCAAGGCTTACAATTTGCTGACAGGCTTTACATAACTGAAGTAAATGCAAAATTTCCTGATGCAGATGCTTTTTTTCCGGATTTTGACAAATCAAATTGGAAAGAAGTAAGTAGTGAGCATCACCCAACAGATGAGAAACATCAATTTGACTTTACATATAAAGTATATGAGAGAGCATAACTTATTCTATATGTTCGTGTACCTTTTCGCACCAATTAAAATTGCAAAAAAACTTGTAATCATGTAATTTTAGTAAGATAAAACTAAGTATTTTTTGCTGATTTAAATTTTTTAAAATGGTTGAAGAAAAGGCAATATCATTAAATAAAATTATGGCTTTAAGTCAAGATATTGCTTTTACACTTGACATATCAGGAAATTTCATATTCGTTTATGAGAATTGCGAAGAATTATTAGGCTATAAAGCTGATGAATTACTTCACCACAACATTTCCAAATTCACTGCTAATAATAAAAATGAAATTGTTGAATTACTAAAAGAAATTCAGAATTCTAAATCTGTAAAAAATTATTCATTTTTATTTATCCATAAAAATGAAAATAGGCTCCCATTAAAAACAAAGATTCAATTTGATAAAAATACTGAGATTATATACTGCCTAGCCAGAAAAGAGGAGTTTGAAGACCCTGACAATATCAATAAATCTCAAATTCTACAGTCCCCTATCTCCTTAATAAACAATACAAACAATCTGATATGGAGTATTGATAAGGATTATAAGCTATTAGCCTTTAATAAAAGCATGAAGGACAGATTTAAATCAAATTTGTATTATGATTTAAGTGTTGGAGTTAATATGCTTGAGATACCTCATCTAACTGAGGAATATGTAAAGATTTGGAAGGATCTTTATGATAGATGTTTCAAGGGTGAAGAAATTAATGTTGAGATTGCTCCTAACGGAAATCCTGAAATAGAGGAAGCTTGGATTCTTGCTAATCTTACCCCTATCTATGAAGACAAGAACATAATTGGATTAGTTTGTCATTCCACTGATATTACCCATAAAAAGCAAATAGAAAACGAACAATTTAAAAGGTATGAACTAATTCAAAATATAATTGACCATATTCCCTTGGGAGTTGCTGTGAACATAATAAGTACAGGACAGCAAGTTATGATGAATAAAAAGTTTAGTGAGACTTATGGCTGGGAAGAAAAAGATTTAAAGGATGTAAATGCTTTCTTTGAAAAAGTATATCCTGATCCAACTTATAGGCATGAAATGATTGCCAAAGTAATGGGTGATATTGCAACAGGAGATGTAAATAAAATGCAGTGGAATGAAATCAGGGTTACCACTAAAACTGGAGATACTAAATATATAGATGCAAAGAATATTCCGCTCTCAGAATTAGATTTAATGATTTCAACTGTACAAGACGTAACAGAAAAGGTTAAAACTAAATTTGAAATTCAAAAAGCACTAGCCGATAAGAAAAATATTCTAGAAAGTATTTCAGATGCCTTTTACGCATTAGATAAAGATTATAATTTCACTTACCTTAACAAGAGCGCTCAAAAATTACTTAATAGAAATGAGAACGAATTATTAGGTAAAAACTTATTCAAAGAATTTCCGGAATTAAGCGAAACCGTTTTTAAAGGTTATCTAGAAAAAGTAAAAAAATCATCAAAATTAGCACAGTTTGAGTTTTATTTCCCACCATTCAAAATTTGGTTTGATGAGTGTATTTATCCTAGTAAGGAAGGGTTTTCGATTTACTTCAAAGACATAACCGAAAGAAAAATAATACAAGAAGAGCTAGAAAATGCGTATGAGAAAGAAAACGAAATATTAGAAAGCATTTCGGATGCTTTTTTAGCAGTTGATAATGATTATAATTTTATATATCTCAATAAAAAAGCTGAAAAACTCCTAAATCTTCAGAAAACAAATGCCATTGGTAGAAATATGTGGGATATTTTTGACTATACTAAAGATAGTATTGCTGCAAAAGAATATAATCTAGCAATTAAAAACAATGAAACTCGCTCTTTTGACTTTTATAATGATGTATTAAAAGTGTGGTTTAACATCAGAGCTTATCCTTCCAAAAATGGATTATCTATTTATTTTACGGATATCACACATGAAAAGGAGCATCAAAAAAAATTAGAAGCTTTAAACCTTAAGCTTAAGAAATACACAAAAAAGCTTGAAGAAAGCAATCAAGAATTAGAGCAATTCGCCTACATAGCTTCACATGATTTACAGGAACCGCTAAGAATGGTTTCGAGTTTCATGGAACAATTGCAAAATAAATATGAAGATCAATTAGATGATAAAGCACAAACATATATAAACTTTGCAGTTGATGGTGCTAAAAGAATGCGGCAAATCATTATTGATTTATTGGAATACTCCAGAGCAGGTAATCAGGAAGAAAATTTAGAACAACTTGATTTTAATGAGGAGCTGTCCGAAGTTTTAAGCTTATTGCATACTAGTTTAACTGAGAAAAAAGTTGATTTAAATGTTGATGAACTACCTTCAGTTTTATTTAGCAAAA is drawn from Marivirga arenosa and contains these coding sequences:
- the truA gene encoding tRNA pseudouridine(38-40) synthase TruA, with protein sequence MASRYKFFYLIEIQYLGFRYHGWQFQKEVKTLQGMLERTFKFLFEQQTFKILASGRTDAMVSAESSYFELFTNHELELDSFIQELDYNLPPDIKVKNISVVDAKFNVIQDVELKTYHYYFASVQEKYPFASPLMNCIQAPLDIEAMISAASIYKGLHDFKFFMTGDAENKNTERYIEDSKIEPNQELTASFFPEDSFVFSVTGKGFMRYQVRYMMGALIKIGMGEISIKDLENTLKGKEAAFEKFNAAASGLMVKNVKFK
- a CDS encoding DUF2141 domain-containing protein; translation: MIINSFIPLLFALVSFNLDTQTQLEIEIGEFRNEKGHILLSVFDNAEDYPRNAKNAVLNKKVKVNQKFHTISINDLPEGEYAIVFLHDENGNEEMDTNFVGAPEEGYGASNDAVNMFSAPKYEEAKFTLGTEPLKIKMKIFY
- a CDS encoding alanine/glycine:cation symporter family protein, which encodes MQEVNNFLILIDSFIGSATWFPYALLGTGLFFTFYLKFPQIRFFKHAVKIVSGKFDRKDLPGDTSHFQALATALSGTVGTGNIAGVAFAIHLGGPAALFWMLVTAAIGMCTKFVEVSLSHKYRTKLDDGTMAGGPMYYMKNANFTFNGKKVNLKWLAAIFAFATVLSSFGTGSLPQINSISSTLLATFGIDQVLTGAVLAVLLGLVIIGGIKRIAAVTSKLVPGMAIIYFIGAFAVILFNYENIIPSFIAIFGDVFTGSAATGGFIGANIAYAFNRGVNRGLFSNEAGQGSAPIAHASAKANEPLSEGMVAILEPFIDTIIICTVTGLVLLSSGAWNEKHVNQFEYAEIEILEKEYVESNEGHKNKIYMHINDVEKLPTYTGELKVVDGKIQNDDFTFIHSRSFADNITVYKDEDLLTDEVFTGSVAVTNGKISDDRPIKFIGESLVHSAPLTALAFKRGFFGDFGQYIVSIGLLLFAFSTAISWSYYGDRAMTYLFGPKSVIYYRIVYVVAFFFAAFQDTTIIWTLSAITIALMTLPNLVGILWLRKDMKRTISEYGDFFEENFPGEDHPKFK
- a CDS encoding fructosamine kinase family protein, which translates into the protein MIPNSIRAFISDFHQASVNNFITVGGGSINEAYKYSLNDTSYFLKFNNQIEGIIEKEVEALNAIDNLNCIATPQIICFKKLNGYEILILEFINSGIKSHQSWENFGRQLANMHKEPAPFYGWEENNFIGALEQSNKPQDNFRDFFIHQRLSPQLGLAKKKNLLSRNELKLFDKLFLNLPSILPDTKPSLVHGDLWSGNFIIGENDRPYLIDPAVHYSFREIDLAFTHLFGGFDSTFYDSYQNQYRLEPNFNERIDLYNLYPLLVHLNLFGTGYYHSVISSLKKYV
- a CDS encoding dihydrofolate reductase encodes the protein MIISMIVARAINNAIGKDNDMIWHLPDDLKYFKDKTRNHHILMGRKNFDSLGEKFQPLPNRINIVITRNKEWERDGTIVFHNIEEGIQYAKENKEEELFIIGGGQIYEQGLQFADRLYITEVNAKFPDADAFFPDFDKSNWKEVSSEHHPTDEKHQFDFTYKVYERA
- a CDS encoding PAS domain-containing sensor histidine kinase codes for the protein MVEEKAISLNKIMALSQDIAFTLDISGNFIFVYENCEELLGYKADELLHHNISKFTANNKNEIVELLKEIQNSKSVKNYSFLFIHKNENRLPLKTKIQFDKNTEIIYCLARKEEFEDPDNINKSQILQSPISLINNTNNLIWSIDKDYKLLAFNKSMKDRFKSNLYYDLSVGVNMLEIPHLTEEYVKIWKDLYDRCFKGEEINVEIAPNGNPEIEEAWILANLTPIYEDKNIIGLVCHSTDITHKKQIENEQFKRYELIQNIIDHIPLGVAVNIISTGQQVMMNKKFSETYGWEEKDLKDVNAFFEKVYPDPTYRHEMIAKVMGDIATGDVNKMQWNEIRVTTKTGDTKYIDAKNIPLSELDLMISTVQDVTEKVKTKFEIQKALADKKNILESISDAFYALDKDYNFTYLNKSAQKLLNRNENELLGKNLFKEFPELSETVFKGYLEKVKKSSKLAQFEFYFPPFKIWFDECIYPSKEGFSIYFKDITERKIIQEELENAYEKENEILESISDAFLAVDNDYNFIYLNKKAEKLLNLQKTNAIGRNMWDIFDYTKDSIAAKEYNLAIKNNETRSFDFYNDVLKVWFNIRAYPSKNGLSIYFTDITHEKEHQKKLEALNLKLKKYTKKLEESNQELEQFAYIASHDLQEPLRMVSSFMEQLQNKYEDQLDDKAQTYINFAVDGAKRMRQIIIDLLEYSRAGNQEENLEQLDFNEELSEVLSLLHTSLTEKKVDLNVDELPSVLFSKTAIRQVFHNLIGNAIKYTLKDQSIKIDISWKEDKRFFIFRIQDNGIGIDEKYHDKIFQIFQRLHSKSSYSGTGLGLAICKKILKKYGGDIWVESKVGEGSSFFFSIPKKIKL